In Ectothiorhodospira sp. BSL-9, a single window of DNA contains:
- a CDS encoding PAS domain-containing protein, with translation MQMTEGVGGMQESHSLARSVSCLPSMIFQYRMNPDGICRYEYVNQAIEAIFGLTPGQALDDPMKVLDRMHPDDASQARRYYGHSAATQTPLRYQYRVHHPEQGLLWVEEYAQPESLPDGSVLWHGQVVDITEFKVLGSELSLSRARLREASELAQLGHWEVDLRNDDVWWCDATFEMLGHDTSDFKPTAEEYWGRVHPDDLERVKANHESALQTRRPGIKPIEYRIRRSDGEFIWVNHWARVRFDEDGEPVQIFGTTQDISERKRIEQTLIESKKAADRANQFKSDFVLGMSHELRTPLNAVLGFGQLLQYDPDLTPEQAANLEEIQRAGQHLLGLIDEILDLSKVEAGRLELSTSTEDCKALAEEAFSLVTALAEARRVRLELDLEDHVAVDCDPTRLRQVMVNLLSNGIKYNRPNGEVKCQCPAAG, from the coding sequence ATGCAGATGACCGAAGGGGTAGGTGGGATGCAGGAGTCGCACTCTTTAGCACGCAGCGTGTCGTGTCTGCCGTCGATGATCTTTCAGTACCGAATGAACCCGGATGGGATTTGTCGGTACGAGTATGTGAACCAGGCCATCGAGGCGATCTTCGGGCTCACCCCTGGTCAGGCCCTGGATGATCCGATGAAGGTGTTGGACCGGATGCATCCTGACGATGCTTCCCAAGCACGACGCTATTACGGTCATTCCGCCGCCACCCAAACCCCCCTCCGCTATCAATACCGAGTCCACCATCCGGAACAAGGCTTGCTCTGGGTCGAAGAATATGCCCAGCCCGAGTCGTTACCCGATGGGTCGGTGCTCTGGCATGGGCAGGTTGTTGATATCACGGAGTTCAAGGTCCTGGGGTCTGAACTTTCCCTCAGTCGCGCACGGCTGCGGGAAGCCAGCGAATTGGCTCAGCTAGGTCACTGGGAAGTGGACCTGCGAAACGATGATGTGTGGTGGTGCGACGCCACCTTCGAGATGCTTGGGCACGATACGTCTGATTTCAAGCCCACGGCTGAAGAGTACTGGGGGCGTGTCCATCCTGATGATCTGGAGCGCGTGAAGGCAAATCATGAGAGCGCTTTGCAGACCAGACGACCCGGGATCAAACCCATTGAATACCGTATCCGCCGATCCGATGGTGAATTCATCTGGGTGAACCACTGGGCCCGGGTTCGCTTCGATGAAGATGGTGAGCCTGTACAGATTTTCGGCACGACGCAGGACATCTCAGAGCGCAAACGGATCGAACAGACCCTGATTGAGTCGAAGAAGGCGGCAGATCGAGCGAACCAGTTCAAGTCGGATTTTGTGCTCGGAATGAGTCATGAGCTGCGCACGCCGCTCAATGCCGTGCTGGGTTTTGGTCAACTGCTCCAGTACGACCCCGACCTGACGCCCGAGCAGGCCGCCAACCTGGAGGAGATCCAGAGGGCAGGCCAGCATCTGCTGGGGCTGATCGACGAGATCCTGGATCTGTCGAAGGTGGAAGCGGGGCGCCTAGAGCTTTCCACCTCGACCGAAGACTGCAAGGCCCTTGCGGAGGAAGCTTTCAGCTTGGTCACCGCCCTCGCGGAGGCGCGCCGCGTGAGGTTGGAGTTGGATCTGGAGGATCATGTTGCGGTGGATTGTGATCCCACCCGGCTGCGTCAGGTCATGGTTAATCTGTTGTCCAACGGCATCAAATACAATCGCCCCAACGGCGAGGTGAAGTGTCAGTGTCCGGCGGCAGGGTGA
- a CDS encoding ATP-binding protein, translating to MRIDVKDTGIGIPQDRIADVFRPFERLGREHVEGTGIGLVISKKLVEAMGGSLSVESVQGVGSRFSITMPLADGTQSSMHATRSVTVNAEKARGLVLHIDDSMTNLRLLQRVLSRLKDVDYMGSPTASLGLDLATAYKPRLIFLDLELPDMHGFEVLERLKSMAATRHIPVVGLTARASANDVCKGLEAGFDRYIGIPFDIDEVMGAVHAYMAQDEGGQPLG from the coding sequence ATACGGATTGATGTCAAGGATACGGGGATTGGCATTCCGCAGGACCGAATAGCCGATGTGTTTCGGCCCTTTGAGCGACTGGGGCGGGAGCATGTAGAAGGCACCGGTATCGGCCTGGTCATCAGCAAGAAGCTGGTGGAAGCCATGGGCGGTAGCCTATCCGTGGAAAGCGTCCAGGGGGTGGGCAGTCGGTTTTCCATTACCATGCCCCTGGCAGATGGCACTCAGTCCTCCATGCATGCGACGCGATCGGTGACTGTCAATGCCGAAAAGGCCCGGGGGCTGGTTCTGCACATTGACGATAGCATGACCAATCTCAGGCTGTTGCAGCGTGTGCTGTCGCGCTTGAAGGATGTGGATTACATGGGATCGCCGACGGCGTCTTTGGGGCTGGATCTGGCCACTGCCTACAAGCCCCGCCTGATCTTTCTCGACCTCGAGCTCCCCGATATGCATGGCTTCGAGGTGCTCGAACGTCTCAAGTCCATGGCGGCAACGCGTCATATCCCGGTGGTGGGTTTGACGGCCCGAGCCTCGGCTAATGATGTTTGCAAAGGCCTTGAAGCCGGCTTTGATCGTTACATCGGCATACCCTTTGATATCGACGAGGTCATGGGTGCCGTCCATGCTTACATGGCCCAGGATGAGGGGGGGCAGCCATTGGGGTAG
- a CDS encoding ribonucleoside triphosphate reductase — protein MEPLPSHLPGLPTQVVKRDGRRLPFDAARIESAIRRAGQATGEFGDHEAALLTSQGVKVLAHRFAQGQCPDIENIQDVVEQTLISANHLRTARAYIVYREQHKALRADRRTLVDVDASISEYLDRSDWRVAANANQGYSLGGLILNTSGKMIANYWLNHVYPPEIGQAHRDGDYHIHDLDMLAGYCAGWSLRTLLVEGFNGVPGKVEAAPPRHFSSAIGQIVNFLGTLQNEWAGAQAFSSFDTYMAPFIRVDRLGYAQVKQYMQELIYNLNVPSRWGCQTPFTNLTFDWVCPEDLREQVPIIGGQEQPFCYGDLQEEMDMINQAYIEVMTEGDARDRIFTFPIPTYNITPDFPWESPNTERLFAMTAKYGLPYFQNFLNSELSPNMVRSMCCRLQLDLRELLKRGNGLFGSAEQTGSLGVVTINCARLGFTHRGDEVGLLARLDQLLELARNSLEIKRKVIARHMEDGLFPYTRRYLGTLRNHFSTIGVNGINEMIRNFTDDLEDITSEEGHAMALRLLDHVRQRMVEFQEETGHMYNLEATPAEGTTYRFAREDRKRYPGILQAGSPEAPYYTNSSQLPVGFTNDPFEALARQEDLQTRYTGGTVLHLYMSEQISSHQACKRLVRRSLENFRQPYITITPIFSICPKHGYIAGEHAFCPKCDAEIIARKQAQAASVS, from the coding sequence ATGGAACCCCTTCCTTCCCACCTCCCCGGGTTGCCCACCCAGGTCGTCAAGCGCGACGGTCGTCGTCTGCCGTTTGATGCCGCCCGCATCGAGTCCGCCATCCGCCGGGCTGGTCAGGCCACTGGGGAATTCGGGGACCACGAAGCCGCCCTTCTCACCTCTCAGGGCGTGAAGGTATTGGCACATCGCTTTGCCCAGGGTCAGTGTCCGGACATCGAGAATATTCAGGATGTGGTTGAACAGACTCTGATCAGTGCGAACCACCTGCGCACCGCACGGGCCTACATCGTCTACCGGGAACAGCACAAGGCCCTGCGGGCCGACCGCCGCACCCTGGTGGACGTGGACGCCTCCATCAGCGAATACCTGGACCGTTCCGACTGGAGGGTGGCCGCCAACGCCAACCAGGGCTATTCCCTGGGCGGTCTGATCCTCAACACCTCCGGCAAGATGATTGCGAATTACTGGCTCAACCACGTCTATCCGCCGGAAATCGGCCAGGCTCACCGGGACGGCGACTACCATATCCATGATCTGGACATGCTGGCCGGCTACTGCGCCGGCTGGTCCCTGCGCACCCTGCTGGTGGAGGGCTTCAACGGTGTGCCGGGCAAGGTGGAGGCCGCCCCGCCCCGTCACTTCTCATCCGCCATAGGTCAGATCGTCAACTTCCTGGGCACCTTGCAGAACGAATGGGCCGGCGCCCAGGCCTTTTCCAGCTTCGACACCTATATGGCCCCCTTCATCCGCGTGGACCGGCTCGGCTACGCCCAGGTGAAGCAGTACATGCAGGAACTGATCTACAACCTCAACGTGCCTTCCCGCTGGGGCTGCCAGACGCCCTTCACCAATCTCACCTTCGACTGGGTCTGCCCGGAAGACCTGCGCGAACAGGTGCCCATCATCGGCGGCCAGGAGCAGCCTTTCTGTTACGGGGATTTGCAGGAAGAGATGGACATGATCAACCAGGCCTACATCGAGGTGATGACAGAAGGAGATGCCCGGGACCGAATCTTCACCTTCCCCATCCCCACCTACAACATCACCCCGGATTTCCCCTGGGAGAGCCCCAATACGGAACGGCTATTCGCCATGACCGCCAAGTATGGCCTGCCCTACTTCCAGAATTTCCTCAATTCGGAGTTGTCTCCAAACATGGTGCGTTCCATGTGCTGCCGGCTGCAACTGGACCTGAGGGAACTGCTCAAACGGGGCAATGGCTTGTTCGGCTCGGCGGAACAGACCGGTTCCCTGGGGGTGGTCACCATCAACTGCGCCCGCCTGGGCTTTACACATCGAGGCGACGAGGTCGGCCTGCTGGCCCGCCTGGATCAGCTACTGGAACTGGCCCGCAATAGCCTGGAGATCAAGCGCAAGGTCATCGCCCGACATATGGAGGACGGCCTGTTTCCCTATACCCGGCGTTATCTGGGCACCCTGCGCAACCATTTCTCCACCATCGGCGTCAACGGCATCAATGAGATGATCCGCAACTTCACTGATGATCTTGAGGACATCACCAGCGAGGAGGGTCACGCCATGGCCCTGCGCCTACTGGATCACGTGCGCCAGCGTATGGTCGAATTTCAGGAAGAAACCGGTCATATGTACAACCTGGAGGCCACACCGGCGGAAGGCACGACCTACCGCTTTGCGCGAGAGGATCGCAAGCGCTATCCAGGCATCCTCCAGGCCGGTAGCCCGGAGGCACCCTACTACACCAACAGCTCTCAACTACCCGTGGGCTTTACCAACGACCCCTTCGAGGCACTCGCCCGCCAGGAAGATCTGCAGACCCGCTACACCGGCGGCACCGTATTGCATTTGTACATGAGCGAACAAATCTCTTCCCACCAGGCCTGCAAACGCCTGGTTCGCCGATCCCTGGAGAATTTCCGCCAACCCTACATCACCATCACCCCGATCTTTTCCATCTGCCCCAAGCACGGCTACATCGCCGGTGAACACGCCTTCTGTCCCAAGTGCGACGCAGAGATCATCGCTCGCAAACAGGCCCAGGCCGCATCGGTGAGCTGA
- a CDS encoding anaerobic ribonucleoside-triphosphate reductase activating protein codes for MRQTAESNLRIGGLTPLTTIDYPGQLAAVLFCQGCSWRCHYCHNAHLQPMTSENIMQWDQVRAFLDRRRGLLDAVVFSGGEPTLQAGLADAMAQVRAMGFKVGLHTAGAYPKRLGRVLHVTDWVGLDIKGLPSDYPRITGVPGSGEAAWESLDRILAANVALEVRTTMVPELEASLPSLKTRLERVGVRHHRLQTVRA; via the coding sequence ATGCGTCAAACCGCTGAGTCGAACCTGCGTATCGGCGGTCTCACACCTCTGACCACCATCGACTATCCCGGACAGTTGGCTGCTGTGCTCTTCTGCCAGGGTTGTTCCTGGCGCTGCCACTACTGCCACAATGCCCACCTGCAGCCCATGACAAGTGAAAATATCATGCAGTGGGATCAGGTTCGGGCATTTCTGGATCGGCGGCGAGGCCTGCTTGATGCGGTGGTCTTCAGTGGCGGAGAACCCACTTTGCAAGCGGGATTAGCCGACGCCATGGCCCAGGTACGGGCGATGGGATTCAAGGTAGGGCTGCATACGGCCGGAGCCTATCCAAAACGCTTGGGCCGGGTACTGCACGTCACCGATTGGGTGGGCCTGGACATCAAGGGCCTGCCTTCGGACTACCCTCGAATTACCGGCGTACCCGGTTCCGGTGAAGCGGCTTGGGAGAGCCTTGATCGCATCCTGGCTGCCAACGTGGCCCTGGAAGTGCGCACCACCATGGTGCCCGAGTTGGAAGCATCCCTGCCCTCACTGAAGACCCGACTGGAGCGAGTCGGTGTCCGGCACCACCGCCTGCAAACGGTCAGGGCCTGA
- the nrdD gene encoding anaerobic ribonucleoside-triphosphate reductase, which produces MNSNNQTPAGITLSDEERTPCEIWTRVMGYHRPVSAFNRGKQSEHTERCQFMEPSPEAHASNR; this is translated from the coding sequence ATGAACAGCAACAACCAAACCCCGGCCGGCATCACCCTGAGCGACGAGGAACGTACCCCATGTGAAATCTGGACCCGGGTGATGGGCTATCACCGCCCTGTGTCCGCTTTCAACAGGGGCAAGCAATCCGAGCACACCGAACGCTGCCAGTTCATGGAACCGAGTCCCGAGGCTCATGCGTCAAACCGCTGA